One window of the Pedobacter ginsengisoli genome contains the following:
- a CDS encoding LytR/AlgR family response regulator transcription factor → MKIKTLIVDDEPHAIEVIEKYVEDFTEIDLVAKCNTAIQAFQILQKTRIDLIFLDVKMPGLLGTNLVRSLKNPPKIIFTTAYQDYALEGFDLNAVDYLLKPIPFDRFLKAIDKVFEAYKVNHHRVSIEQQVPEPKGDNFLYLRVERKMVKINVIEIFWIESLKDYIKVVLKDKALVSKQKISVIEELLPEEKFVRIHRSFIVAIDKVESYHAYAIEILGKELPIGRNYKAECRKRLRLIN, encoded by the coding sequence ATGAAGATAAAGACATTAATAGTAGATGATGAACCACACGCCATTGAGGTAATTGAAAAATATGTTGAAGACTTTACAGAAATTGATCTTGTAGCAAAATGTAATACCGCGATACAGGCATTTCAGATTCTGCAAAAAACCAGGATAGATCTTATATTTTTAGATGTAAAGATGCCGGGTCTTTTAGGCACTAACCTTGTTAGGTCACTCAAGAATCCACCTAAGATTATTTTTACCACGGCTTACCAGGACTATGCCCTTGAAGGTTTTGATTTGAACGCCGTTGACTATCTATTAAAGCCCATCCCATTTGATAGATTTCTTAAGGCTATAGACAAGGTTTTTGAGGCTTATAAAGTCAACCATCACAGAGTAAGTATAGAGCAACAGGTGCCAGAACCAAAAGGCGACAACTTCCTATATTTAAGAGTTGAACGAAAAATGGTTAAAATTAATGTTATTGAAATATTCTGGATAGAAAGTCTCAAAGATTACATCAAGGTTGTTTTAAAAGATAAGGCACTGGTCAGCAAGCAGAAAATCAGTGTCATTGAGGAATTGCTTCCTGAAGAGAAATTTGTGCGAATTCACCGCTCATTTATTGTAGCAATTGATAAGGTGGAGAGTTATCACGCTTATGCGATCGAGATTCTGGGCAAAGAGCTGCCCATAGGCCGTAACTATAAGGCAGAATGCCGGAAAAGATTAAGGTTAATCAATTGA
- a CDS encoding serine hydrolase domain-containing protein — protein MKNQFVLIILLASLLMGCSKDIFEQPIKDKKFPQAYKTDHTLGLKINSIIHEYSKKGLPGLSVAVSNVEGVWEGAAGYARIEDNQPLTHGFVHAGGSVTKIYTATAIMMLFEQQKVQLDKSIDNYLPVHVTARIKGAAHITVRMLLSHRSGIPDYIEDDSFRLHWFNDLSQRWDLEGILKFVNRKTYLHPDAAYHYSNTNYVLLSLIVEHVGQQEEWKWLVEHLFNPQGLKYTFYRNGKDFLDGFAMPNYYMDRFGDGRLQNVSVPTKVEIYSEYGDGGLVATSLDFVKFMQALSKHKIVSPQTLGLMSTPTRESEYGLGLDVFGYGNKHQFGHQGAVFGGSSLLLYFKEQQTVLFIAANCDATLVGGKTLHLYHEMKNKICELIAAS, from the coding sequence ATGAAAAATCAATTCGTCCTGATAATTCTGCTTGCGAGCCTATTAATGGGCTGCTCCAAAGATATCTTCGAACAGCCCATAAAAGATAAAAAATTTCCCCAGGCCTATAAGACAGATCATACGCTGGGCCTAAAGATCAATTCGATTATTCATGAATATTCGAAAAAGGGATTGCCGGGACTATCGGTAGCAGTTTCAAACGTCGAGGGTGTTTGGGAAGGTGCAGCTGGCTATGCTCGAATCGAGGATAACCAACCTTTGACCCACGGATTCGTGCATGCTGGCGGCAGCGTGACCAAAATATATACCGCAACAGCGATAATGATGCTATTTGAGCAGCAAAAGGTCCAATTGGACAAAAGTATCGATAATTATTTACCTGTGCATGTAACTGCCAGAATAAAAGGGGCGGCTCATATCACTGTCCGAATGTTATTGAGCCACAGATCTGGCATTCCCGATTATATAGAGGACGACAGCTTCAGGTTGCATTGGTTCAATGATCTTTCACAGCGATGGGATCTGGAGGGAATCTTAAAATTTGTCAATCGGAAGACTTATCTTCATCCAGATGCTGCCTATCATTATTCAAATACAAATTATGTGCTACTCTCGCTAATCGTTGAACATGTGGGCCAGCAGGAGGAGTGGAAATGGTTGGTCGAACATCTTTTTAATCCTCAGGGATTAAAGTATACCTTTTATAGAAACGGGAAGGATTTTCTTGACGGTTTTGCCATGCCCAACTACTATATGGACCGCTTCGGAGATGGTCGCCTTCAGAATGTTTCTGTGCCGACAAAGGTTGAAATATATAGCGAATACGGCGATGGTGGGTTGGTCGCTACAAGTTTGGATTTTGTAAAATTTATGCAGGCGCTCTCCAAGCATAAAATTGTTAGTCCGCAGACTCTGGGACTGATGTCAACCCCGACCAGAGAATCAGAATACGGATTGGGCCTTGACGTCTTTGGCTACGGTAATAAGCACCAGTTCGGTCATCAAGGTGCGGTGTTCGGTGGAAGTTCTTTACTTCTATATTTCAAAGAGCAGCAGACAGTCCTATTTATTGCTGCAAACTGTGATGCAACGCTGGTCGGGGGTAAAACTTTACACTTATACCATGAGATGAAAAACAAGATCTGTGAGCTAATCGCTGCTTCTTAA
- a CDS encoding c-type cytochrome produces MKILKVLGITLVFVILLGLTSGLYLNFALPNVGVAPELKVKKTTQTVERGRYLANHVTVCMDCHSTRDWNAFGGPIVPGSEGRGGEHFDKKAGFPGNIYSTNLTPYKLSSWTDGEIYRAITSGVGKDGHALFPVMGYQRFGKMSKDDVFSIIAYLRTLKPIKNDTPAPDLDFPVNLLNKLGPKQPEHSDMPALSDTVHYGGYLVNAAGCVDCHSKQEKGVIVAGSEFGGGMEFILPAGVIRAPNITMDKATGIGNWTKDMFVRRFKTHTNSESKPAKLSAGQLNSPMPWTMYGGMTEIDLGAIFAYLKTLKNQNNKVTVISYAK; encoded by the coding sequence ATGAAAATATTAAAAGTACTTGGCATAACCCTTGTCTTTGTTATTCTGTTAGGCCTTACATCTGGTTTATATTTAAATTTTGCTCTTCCAAATGTCGGTGTTGCACCTGAACTTAAAGTGAAGAAAACCACGCAGACAGTTGAGCGGGGTAGGTACCTTGCGAACCATGTGACAGTATGTATGGATTGCCATAGTACTCGTGACTGGAATGCTTTTGGTGGCCCTATAGTACCGGGCAGTGAAGGACGTGGAGGAGAGCATTTTGATAAAAAAGCAGGGTTTCCAGGCAATATCTACTCAACGAACCTTACTCCATACAAACTCTCCTCCTGGACTGATGGCGAGATTTATCGTGCCATCACCTCGGGTGTCGGCAAAGATGGGCATGCCCTTTTTCCTGTAATGGGCTATCAGCGCTTTGGAAAGATGAGTAAAGACGACGTATTCAGTATTATAGCTTATTTAAGAACACTTAAACCTATTAAGAATGACACGCCGGCGCCTGACCTGGATTTTCCGGTTAATCTCTTAAATAAGCTCGGTCCAAAGCAGCCGGAACACTCAGATATGCCAGCATTGTCCGATACAGTTCATTATGGAGGCTACCTAGTTAATGCTGCAGGATGCGTAGACTGCCATAGCAAGCAAGAAAAAGGTGTGATAGTAGCAGGCAGCGAATTTGGAGGTGGAATGGAATTTATACTGCCGGCAGGTGTGATACGGGCACCTAATATTACAATGGATAAAGCTACCGGAATAGGAAACTGGACCAAGGATATGTTTGTTCGCAGGTTCAAAACACATACCAATTCTGAATCCAAACCAGCAAAACTATCGGCAGGGCAATTAAATTCTCCTATGCCATGGACAATGTACGGCGGCATGACCGAGATTGACCTGGGCGCTATTTTTGCCTACTTAAAAACATTAAAAAACCAAAATAATAAAGTAACTGTCATATCCTATGCTAAATAA
- a CDS encoding GNAT family N-acetyltransferase yields MKSTYHTDRLIIKVLQMNDAAFIKQLTNTSDWVTFIGERHIHTLETAREYIRKIAENPLAVYWTVHNKQTMVRIGIVTFLKRDYLPHWDIGFAFLPDYQRSGFAYEAASVILQDLLASDLHKSISATTLDSNVRSIRLLQKLGMICTGKLDNNLLFSTTISII; encoded by the coding sequence ATGAAATCAACCTACCATACAGATAGATTAATTATAAAAGTGTTGCAAATGAACGATGCGGCTTTTATCAAGCAACTGACAAACACGAGTGATTGGGTAACCTTTATAGGCGAACGGCATATTCATACTCTTGAAACTGCCCGGGAGTATATCAGGAAAATAGCTGAAAATCCGTTAGCCGTATACTGGACAGTTCATAATAAGCAAACCATGGTCAGGATAGGAATAGTTACTTTTTTGAAAAGAGATTATCTTCCTCACTGGGATATTGGCTTTGCATTTCTTCCTGACTATCAGCGAAGTGGGTTTGCATATGAAGCCGCATCTGTAATTTTACAGGACTTATTGGCTTCCGACCTTCATAAATCGATCTCAGCAACGACCCTTGACAGCAATGTCAGATCGATTAGGTTGCTGCAAAAACTGGGTATGATTTGTACAGGGAAATTAGATAACAATTTACTGTTTTCTACAACAATATCTATTATATAA
- a CDS encoding OmpA family protein, with amino-acid sequence MFKKLFLVVLVIQAMTLSARSQGFLKRLGEKAANAGSDLLIKKSTQKAEKAIDGNGSTKAKKDAAQDGTKGEKASESSKSGKLAASYTKFDFIPGEKTLLYDNFEQDVIGEFPLKWFTTGSAEIVKLDGQQGKWLQFNSGQFLSPTIKLPENFTVEFDVFLNLSLNSSAVFPGFQFEVFDRGDRAKRLDVYNYALKNILYFSTSFSREKATVSLDSRENAKQKLKSDKIFLTGFQSNYGSVIHVAIAIQKERLRLWYNADKVLDVPTAVATAANFNQLLFSGAKTKEGYPAFYLSNLRIGAGQPDTRSKLLEQGRFVTNGILFDTNSDKIKPESFGLIKEIAAAIKESSGIKIKIVGHTDNEGSEETNLALSKKRAASVKKVLTEEFGIDDGQIVTDGKGASEPVGSNSTASGKAENRRVEFVKI; translated from the coding sequence ATGTTTAAAAAATTATTTTTAGTAGTGCTTGTGATTCAGGCAATGACCCTGAGTGCCCGCAGTCAGGGATTTCTCAAACGACTGGGCGAAAAAGCGGCAAATGCAGGTAGTGATCTGTTGATTAAGAAAAGCACGCAGAAAGCTGAGAAAGCGATTGATGGGAACGGTTCTACAAAGGCAAAAAAAGATGCTGCGCAGGATGGGACAAAAGGAGAGAAAGCTTCAGAGAGTTCCAAGTCAGGAAAATTGGCTGCCTCTTATACCAAATTTGATTTTATACCAGGTGAGAAAACGTTGCTTTATGATAATTTCGAGCAGGATGTCATTGGTGAGTTTCCGCTGAAATGGTTTACAACTGGATCTGCCGAGATCGTAAAATTAGACGGTCAACAGGGTAAATGGCTTCAATTTAATTCTGGACAATTCCTATCGCCTACAATTAAATTACCAGAGAATTTCACCGTGGAATTCGATGTTTTTCTTAATCTTTCGTTAAATTCTTCAGCAGTTTTTCCTGGCTTTCAGTTTGAGGTTTTCGATCGCGGAGATAGGGCCAAAAGGTTGGATGTTTATAATTATGCGCTGAAAAATATTCTTTATTTCTCTACGTCCTTTAGTCGTGAAAAAGCGACCGTTTCTCTTGATTCCAGGGAAAATGCCAAGCAGAAATTAAAATCAGACAAAATATTCCTGACAGGGTTTCAGAGTAACTATGGCTCAGTAATTCATGTGGCAATTGCTATACAAAAGGAGCGCCTAAGACTTTGGTACAACGCTGATAAGGTGCTTGATGTACCAACTGCAGTGGCAACAGCAGCCAATTTTAATCAATTACTTTTCAGCGGAGCCAAAACGAAAGAGGGCTATCCCGCCTTTTACTTAAGCAACCTGCGTATCGGCGCCGGTCAGCCGGATACAAGGTCTAAATTATTAGAACAGGGGCGCTTTGTAACAAATGGTATTTTATTCGATACAAATTCTGATAAAATCAAACCTGAATCGTTTGGTCTTATTAAAGAAATTGCCGCTGCAATTAAAGAATCGTCAGGTATTAAAATTAAAATTGTTGGACATACTGATAATGAGGGATCAGAAGAGACAAACCTGGCGCTTTCCAAAAAACGCGCTGCATCTGTAAAAAAAGTATTGACAGAGGAATTTGGTATAGATGACGGCCAGATTGTTACAGATGGAAAAGGCGCAAGCGAACCTGTTGGTAGCAATTCAACCGCATCAGGAAAAGCGGAAAACAGAAGGGTAGAGTTCGTTAAAATCTAA